The proteins below come from a single Microtus ochrogaster isolate Prairie Vole_2 chromosome 22, MicOch1.0, whole genome shotgun sequence genomic window:
- the Dpp9 gene encoding dipeptidyl peptidase 9 isoform X1, which translates to MLAAPRGWEAQLESNQVDRVRPHRRRLPPAWKVRAPRLQLPWKLLGPFRSFSLPSQESPRMSGGVSPAEQVAAGDMDDEAARFCVQKHSWDGLRSIIHGSRKSSGLIISKAPHDFQFVQKPDESGPHSHRLYYLGMPYGSRENSLLYSEIPKKVRKEALLLLSWKQMLDHFQATPHHGVYSREEELLRERKRLGVFGITSYDFHSESGLFLFQASNSLFHCRDGGKNGFMVSPMKPLEIKTQCSGPRMDPKICPADPAFFSFINNNDLWVANIETGEERRLTFCHQGSANVLDDPKSAGVATFVIQEEFDRFTACWWCPTASWEGSEGLKTLRILYEEVDESEVEVIHVPSPALEERKTDSYRYPRTGSKNPKIALKLAEIQTDEQGKIVSSCEKELVQPFSSLFPKVEYIARAGWTRDGRYAWAMFLDRPQQRLQLVLLPPALFIPSPETEAQRKAAARAVPRNVQPFVIYEEVTNVWINVHDIFHPFPQAEGQQDFSFLRANECKTGFCHLYKVTVDLKTGNYDWTEPLSPTEDEFKCPVKEEVALTSGEWEVLSRHGSKIWVNEQTKLVYFQGTKDTPLEHHLYVVSYESAGEIVRLTTPGFSHSCSMSQNFDMFVSHYSSVSTPPCVHVYKLSGPDDDPLHKQPRFWASMMESANCPPDYVPPEIFHFHTRADVQLYGMIYKPHTLQPGRKHPTVLFVYGGPQVQLVNNSFKGIKYLRLNTLASLGYAVVVIDGRGSCQRGLRFEGALKNQMGQVEIEDQVEGLQYVAEKYGFIDLSRVAIHGWSYGGFLSLMGLIHKPHVFKVAIAGAPVTVWMAYDTGYTERYMDVPENNQQGYEAGSVALHVEKLPNEPNRLLILHGFLDENVHFFHTNFLVSQLIRAGKPYQLQIYPNERHSIRCPESGEHYEVTLLHFLQEHL; encoded by the exons CTTCTCGCTGCCGTCACAGGAGTCCCCGAGGATGTCCGGCGGGGTCTCCCCAGCTGAGCAGGTGGCGGCAGGCGACATGGACGACGAGGCGGCGCGCTTCTGTGTACAGAAGCACTCCTGGGACGGGCTGCGCAGCATCATCCACGGCAGCCGCAAGTCATCGGGCCTCATTATCAGCAAGGCCCCCCATGACTTCCAGTTCGTGCAGAAGCCTGATGAGTCTGGCCCCCACTCCCACCGCCTCTACTACCTGG GAATGCCGTATGGCAGCCGTGAGAACTCCCTCCTCTACTCCGAGATCCCCAAGAAGGTGCGGAAGGAGGCCCTCCTGCTGCTGTCCTGGAAGCAGATGCTGGACCACTTCCAG GCCACGCCCCACCATGGCGTCTACTCTCGAGAGGAGGAGCTGCTGCGGGAACGCAAGCGCCTGGGCGTCTTTGGCATCACCTCCTACGACTTCCACAGTGAGAGcggcctcttcctcttccaggcCAGCAATAGCCTGTTCCACTGCAGGGACGGCGGCAAGAATGGCTTCATG GTGTCCCCTATGAAGCCACTGGAGATCAAGACCCAGTGCTCCGGGCCGCGCATGGATCCCAAGATCTGTCCTGCAGACCCTGCCTTCTTCTCCTTCATCAACAACAATGACCTGTGGGTGGCCAACATCGAGACTGGAGAGGAGCGGCGGCTCACCTTCTGCCACCAGG GCTCAGCCAATGTCCTGGACGATCCCAAGTCTGCAGGTGTGGCCACCTTCGTCATCCAGGAGGAGTTTGACCGCTTCACTGCATGCTGGTGGTGCCCCACAGCCTCTTGGGAAG GCTCCGAAGGCCTCAAGACGCTGCGCATCCTGTATGAAGAGGTGGACGAGTCTGAGGTGGAGGTCATCCATGTGCCCTCCCCTGccttggaggagaggaagactgATTCGTACCGCTACCCCAGGACAG GCAGCAAGAATCCGAAGATCGCCCTGAAGCTGGCTGAGATCCAGACAGATGAGCAGGGCAAG ATCGTGTCGAGCTGCGAGAAGGAGCTGGTGCAGCCGTTCAGTTCCCTCTTCCCCAAGGTGGAGTACATCGCCCGGGCTGGCTGGACACGAGATGGCAGATA CGCCTGGGCCATGTTCCTGGACCGTCCCCAGCAGCGACTCCAGCTTGTCCTCCTACCGCCAGCCCTCTTCATCCCGTCCCCGGAGACCGAGGCCCAGCGGAAGGCAGCTGCCAGAGCCGTCCCCAGGAATGTGCAGCCCTTCGTCATTTATGAAGAAGTCACCAACGTCTGGATCAAT GTCCATGACATCTTCCACCCGTTCCCGCAGGCCGAGGGCCAGCAGGATTTCTCCTTCCTCCGTGCCAACGAGTGTAAGACTGGCTTCTGCCACCTGTACAAGGTCACTGTGGACCTGAAAACTGGCAACTATGACTGGACAGAACCCCTCAGCCCCACAGAAG ACGAGTTCAAGTGCCCCGTCAAGGAGGAGGTTGCACTGACCAGTGGCGAGTGGGAGGTTTTGTCAAGACATGGTTCCAAG ATCTGGGTCAATGAACAGACGAAGCTGGTGTACTTCCAAGGCACTAAGGACACGCCCCTGGAGCACCACCTCTACGTGGTCAGCTACGAGTCTGCTGGCGAGATCGTGCGGCTCACCACGCCTGGCTTCTCCCACAGCTGTTCCATGAGTCAG AACTTCGACATGTTTGTGAGTCACTACAGCAGCGTGAGCACGCCGCCCTGTGTGCACGTTTACAAGCTGAGCGGCCCTGACGACGACCCGCTGCACAAGCAGCCACGCTTCTGGGCCAGCATGATGGAGTCAGCCA ACTGCCCCCCGGACTACGTGCCCCCTGAGATCTTCCACTTCCACACCCGTGCCGATGTGCAGCTCTACGGCATGATCTACAAGCCACACACCCTGCAGCCGGGAAGGAAGCACCCCACTGTGCTCTTCGTCTATGGGGGCCCACAG GTGCAGCTGGTGAACAACTCCTTCAAGGGCATCAAGTACCTGCGGCTGAACACACTGGCGTCCCTGGGCTACGCTGTGGTGGTGATCGATGGCCGGGGTTCCTGTCAACGGGGCCTGCGATTTGAGGGGGCCCTGAAAAACCAGATG GGCCAGGTGGAGATTGAGGACCAGGTGGAAGGCTTGCAGTACGTGGCCGAGAAGTATGGCTTCATCGACCTCAGTCGTGTCGCCATCCACGGCTGGTCCTACGGTGGCTTCCTCTCACTCATGGGGCTCATCCACAAACCACACGTGTTCAAG GTAGCCATTGCGGGTGCTCCCGTCACTGTGTGGATGGCCTATGACACAGGGTACACGGAACGGTACATGGATGTCCCCGAGAACAACCAGCAAGGCTATGAGGCAGGGTCGGTGGCCCTGCATGTGGAGAAGCTGCCCAATGA gCCTAACCGCCTGCTCATCCTACATGGCTTCCTAGATGAAAATGTCCACTTTTTCCACACAAACTTCCTCGTGTCCCAGCTGATCCGGGCAGGGAAGCCGTACCAGCTCCAG aTCTACCCCAACGAGAGACACAGCATCCGCTGCCCCGAGTCTGGGGAGCACTACGAGGTGACATTGCTGCACTTCCTGCAGGagcacctctga
- the Dpp9 gene encoding dipeptidyl peptidase 9 isoform X2, producing MSGGVSPAEQVAAGDMDDEAARFCVQKHSWDGLRSIIHGSRKSSGLIISKAPHDFQFVQKPDESGPHSHRLYYLGMPYGSRENSLLYSEIPKKVRKEALLLLSWKQMLDHFQATPHHGVYSREEELLRERKRLGVFGITSYDFHSESGLFLFQASNSLFHCRDGGKNGFMVSPMKPLEIKTQCSGPRMDPKICPADPAFFSFINNNDLWVANIETGEERRLTFCHQGSANVLDDPKSAGVATFVIQEEFDRFTACWWCPTASWEGSEGLKTLRILYEEVDESEVEVIHVPSPALEERKTDSYRYPRTGSKNPKIALKLAEIQTDEQGKIVSSCEKELVQPFSSLFPKVEYIARAGWTRDGRYAWAMFLDRPQQRLQLVLLPPALFIPSPETEAQRKAAARAVPRNVQPFVIYEEVTNVWINVHDIFHPFPQAEGQQDFSFLRANECKTGFCHLYKVTVDLKTGNYDWTEPLSPTEDEFKCPVKEEVALTSGEWEVLSRHGSKIWVNEQTKLVYFQGTKDTPLEHHLYVVSYESAGEIVRLTTPGFSHSCSMSQNFDMFVSHYSSVSTPPCVHVYKLSGPDDDPLHKQPRFWASMMESANCPPDYVPPEIFHFHTRADVQLYGMIYKPHTLQPGRKHPTVLFVYGGPQVQLVNNSFKGIKYLRLNTLASLGYAVVVIDGRGSCQRGLRFEGALKNQMGQVEIEDQVEGLQYVAEKYGFIDLSRVAIHGWSYGGFLSLMGLIHKPHVFKVAIAGAPVTVWMAYDTGYTERYMDVPENNQQGYEAGSVALHVEKLPNEPNRLLILHGFLDENVHFFHTNFLVSQLIRAGKPYQLQIYPNERHSIRCPESGEHYEVTLLHFLQEHL from the exons ATGTCCGGCGGGGTCTCCCCAGCTGAGCAGGTGGCGGCAGGCGACATGGACGACGAGGCGGCGCGCTTCTGTGTACAGAAGCACTCCTGGGACGGGCTGCGCAGCATCATCCACGGCAGCCGCAAGTCATCGGGCCTCATTATCAGCAAGGCCCCCCATGACTTCCAGTTCGTGCAGAAGCCTGATGAGTCTGGCCCCCACTCCCACCGCCTCTACTACCTGG GAATGCCGTATGGCAGCCGTGAGAACTCCCTCCTCTACTCCGAGATCCCCAAGAAGGTGCGGAAGGAGGCCCTCCTGCTGCTGTCCTGGAAGCAGATGCTGGACCACTTCCAG GCCACGCCCCACCATGGCGTCTACTCTCGAGAGGAGGAGCTGCTGCGGGAACGCAAGCGCCTGGGCGTCTTTGGCATCACCTCCTACGACTTCCACAGTGAGAGcggcctcttcctcttccaggcCAGCAATAGCCTGTTCCACTGCAGGGACGGCGGCAAGAATGGCTTCATG GTGTCCCCTATGAAGCCACTGGAGATCAAGACCCAGTGCTCCGGGCCGCGCATGGATCCCAAGATCTGTCCTGCAGACCCTGCCTTCTTCTCCTTCATCAACAACAATGACCTGTGGGTGGCCAACATCGAGACTGGAGAGGAGCGGCGGCTCACCTTCTGCCACCAGG GCTCAGCCAATGTCCTGGACGATCCCAAGTCTGCAGGTGTGGCCACCTTCGTCATCCAGGAGGAGTTTGACCGCTTCACTGCATGCTGGTGGTGCCCCACAGCCTCTTGGGAAG GCTCCGAAGGCCTCAAGACGCTGCGCATCCTGTATGAAGAGGTGGACGAGTCTGAGGTGGAGGTCATCCATGTGCCCTCCCCTGccttggaggagaggaagactgATTCGTACCGCTACCCCAGGACAG GCAGCAAGAATCCGAAGATCGCCCTGAAGCTGGCTGAGATCCAGACAGATGAGCAGGGCAAG ATCGTGTCGAGCTGCGAGAAGGAGCTGGTGCAGCCGTTCAGTTCCCTCTTCCCCAAGGTGGAGTACATCGCCCGGGCTGGCTGGACACGAGATGGCAGATA CGCCTGGGCCATGTTCCTGGACCGTCCCCAGCAGCGACTCCAGCTTGTCCTCCTACCGCCAGCCCTCTTCATCCCGTCCCCGGAGACCGAGGCCCAGCGGAAGGCAGCTGCCAGAGCCGTCCCCAGGAATGTGCAGCCCTTCGTCATTTATGAAGAAGTCACCAACGTCTGGATCAAT GTCCATGACATCTTCCACCCGTTCCCGCAGGCCGAGGGCCAGCAGGATTTCTCCTTCCTCCGTGCCAACGAGTGTAAGACTGGCTTCTGCCACCTGTACAAGGTCACTGTGGACCTGAAAACTGGCAACTATGACTGGACAGAACCCCTCAGCCCCACAGAAG ACGAGTTCAAGTGCCCCGTCAAGGAGGAGGTTGCACTGACCAGTGGCGAGTGGGAGGTTTTGTCAAGACATGGTTCCAAG ATCTGGGTCAATGAACAGACGAAGCTGGTGTACTTCCAAGGCACTAAGGACACGCCCCTGGAGCACCACCTCTACGTGGTCAGCTACGAGTCTGCTGGCGAGATCGTGCGGCTCACCACGCCTGGCTTCTCCCACAGCTGTTCCATGAGTCAG AACTTCGACATGTTTGTGAGTCACTACAGCAGCGTGAGCACGCCGCCCTGTGTGCACGTTTACAAGCTGAGCGGCCCTGACGACGACCCGCTGCACAAGCAGCCACGCTTCTGGGCCAGCATGATGGAGTCAGCCA ACTGCCCCCCGGACTACGTGCCCCCTGAGATCTTCCACTTCCACACCCGTGCCGATGTGCAGCTCTACGGCATGATCTACAAGCCACACACCCTGCAGCCGGGAAGGAAGCACCCCACTGTGCTCTTCGTCTATGGGGGCCCACAG GTGCAGCTGGTGAACAACTCCTTCAAGGGCATCAAGTACCTGCGGCTGAACACACTGGCGTCCCTGGGCTACGCTGTGGTGGTGATCGATGGCCGGGGTTCCTGTCAACGGGGCCTGCGATTTGAGGGGGCCCTGAAAAACCAGATG GGCCAGGTGGAGATTGAGGACCAGGTGGAAGGCTTGCAGTACGTGGCCGAGAAGTATGGCTTCATCGACCTCAGTCGTGTCGCCATCCACGGCTGGTCCTACGGTGGCTTCCTCTCACTCATGGGGCTCATCCACAAACCACACGTGTTCAAG GTAGCCATTGCGGGTGCTCCCGTCACTGTGTGGATGGCCTATGACACAGGGTACACGGAACGGTACATGGATGTCCCCGAGAACAACCAGCAAGGCTATGAGGCAGGGTCGGTGGCCCTGCATGTGGAGAAGCTGCCCAATGA gCCTAACCGCCTGCTCATCCTACATGGCTTCCTAGATGAAAATGTCCACTTTTTCCACACAAACTTCCTCGTGTCCCAGCTGATCCGGGCAGGGAAGCCGTACCAGCTCCAG aTCTACCCCAACGAGAGACACAGCATCCGCTGCCCCGAGTCTGGGGAGCACTACGAGGTGACATTGCTGCACTTCCTGCAGGagcacctctga